Within Candidatus Atribacteria bacterium, the genomic segment ATCTTTCCAATATTTCTTTGGCTACGAATTCATTAGACACGATAGAACGTCCCAAATCTCCATGTAAAACCTGTTTTAGCCAGATCCAATATTGAATCGTTAGAGGCTTGTCTAATCCATATTTTTCTCTGATGGCATTAATCATCTGAGGAGACGCATGTTCTCCGGCTATCGTAACTGCCGGGTCACCAGGAGCTAAGCGAATTAAAGTAAAGGCGAGAATAGATACGCCTAATAATACCGGAATCAACATGAATAATCTTTTGGTAATATACCACTTCATATACTCATTCCTATCTTTTTTTCATTATGCTTATACTATTATACTTTTTAACTATTAAAATGCAATAAGATAAAAAAAGTGCCCTTGTAGGCACATTTTCATTTCATTTGGGGAAGGGGTAACTCAGTCACCCCTTCCCATTTAGGAAAATGCAAACTAAGAGAGTTTTGTCTATTCTATCCAAACCGGGTAGAAGAATTTTCTGGAAGTTGGATTAAGAACATAACCTTTTATATTTGTTCTAAAGACTACATTCTGAGTTGAATGAGCCAGATACACCCAACCGGCATCTTCATGAATCATTTCTTGAGCTTTCTTATAGTAGGCTGCCCTCTTCTCCGCATCATAGGTAGCTAAAGCTGCAGAAAGCAATTCCTGGTTAGTATTATTCGTATAGAAGGCATAATTTCCAGCTGCGCCAATAGAACAAGTATTGGCTCCGTATAATACGTTCATAAAATTATCCGGGTCTCCGTTATCACCAGTCCATCCCAATAAACACATCTGGTGATTCCCAGCTTCAGTCTCCTGGAGATAAGTTCCCCAATCAACCTGATAGAATTTTACAGTAATGCCCACTGCAGCCAAATAACTTTGAATTGCTTCACCAATCTTAGGAGGATCGAACATATAGGGTCGGGATACTGGCATGACATACAAAGTAACCTCAAAACCATCCGGGTAGCCGGCTTCGGCTAACAATTGTTTAGCTCTCGCAGGATCATAAGGATAATCTTCTATTGCATCGTTATAACCCAGCATAAAGGGAGGCATTCCATTGGTAGCTTTAATGGCTGTCCCCATGTAAATATTGTCCACTATCGATTGTTTATCAATAGCCATATTAATTGCCTGTCTTACTTTTTTATTGGTAAGAGGTTCAAAATATCCCGGAGTTTTAACTAAAGGCTCTGAATCAAGATCACGAACACCATTTTTATTTTCATCGATATATCCATATCCGGTATTCATAGCCATATAACCAATATTCATTCCCGGTGCGCTCATTAATACTAAATCTTTATTGGTTTTTATCCTCTCAAAGTCAGCTGGGTTGGGATATTCTATTCCTTGAACTTCTCCCACTTCCAAAGCCATAAGCCTGGCTGAAGGATCAGGAATAACTTTGAAGATTAATTTATCCAGCTTGGCTCTTTCCCGCCAATAATTTTCGTTTGCTTCCAGGGTAATATGGTCGTCCTTTACCCATTCGACAAATTTAAAAGGACCGGTTCCGCAGGGATTTTTAAAGGCATCTTCCTTATATTTTTCGGCATTGGTTGGGCTTACAATATTAACCGTGAACATAGCGAGACTGGTCATAATAGAGGCATTCGGTCTTTTTAAGATTAACTTTACAGTATAGTCATCTATCTTCTCCATCCTATCTACATCACCGAACATATACCCCCAATAAGCCCACTCACCATATTGATTATAAGGATGGGTAGTATCGTACTGGCGGGCAAAAGAAAAGACTACTGCATCAGCATTAAAGTCTGTACCATCATGGAATTTAACCCCTTCTCTTAAGTGGAAAACAATCTCTGTTCCATCTTCAGATGCTTCCCAGGAAGTAGCTAAACATGGTTTTATTAACACTGAACCTGCCTCATACTCCACCAATCCCTCAAAAATGTTATCCATTCTCTGGATAGATTCTCCATCGGTTACATCACCGGGATCTAATCTGGAAGCATCACCACTACTGCCAAATACCAGGGTACCTGATGCAGAAGTGGTTCCAACTACACAAACTACTAATCCTATTGCTAATAATAGAACCATAAACAATTTAATTTTCATATTTATTCTCCTTTATAATACTTTTTTAATTACAGCAATCAACTAATTTTTTAAATAATTTCCCTCCTTTCTTTCTTCTCCCTATCATATCATTGTTACAAATTTCAATTTTAATTGCAATTATATTAGTAACAAAAAAGTAAGGTATTAATTTAAATACGAAAGAGGATTAATGGGTTTACCGTTTAATCTTACTTCAAAATGTAGGTGAGACCCTGTCGCATTTCCCGTACTTCCCACCTTAGCAATGACAACACCTTTTTTGATGCTCTGACCTGTCTTCACAAAATTAATCGAGTTATGACCATATACAGTAGAATATCCTCCATCATGACTTAAAATAATTACATTTCCATATCCTCTCATATAACCTGCATAACTTACCCTACCATTCTCGGCAGCTACTATATTATTTCCGGTAGGACCACTAATATCAATACCTGCATGAAAATCCTTCCTTCCCTTTAAAACTCTCATTCCATAGGGAGACGTAATTCTTCCTCTTACCGGCCAGATAAAATTCCGCGTACTAAGCTTTACACCTGGTATATTAGGAATTCTTAATTGTTGTCCTACAGAAATTTTAGAAGCATCGTTAATACTATTGGCAGATATAATGGCTTCTAACTTTACGTTATATTCATGTGAAATACTCCAGAGACTTTCTCCTTTTTTCACATAATAAATTATTTCCTCTGCTTCAGTGTCCTGGGTATGTTCTTCTAATCTGGCGATATTCATATTAGTTATTGGTAGTTTTAATTTTTGACCTATAGATAGTTGTGATATTTCTTTTAAATTATTAGTAGAGATAATGGTATTCATATTGACATCATATCTCTGGGAAATGCTCCATAAGGTGTCCCCTTTTGCTATCGTATAAGTAATAACGGTTGGTTCCTGTTTCTGGTCGAAATCAGAGATTCCTCCTCCTACTCCGGGAATCTCTAATTTTTGGCCAAGTGATAAGAGATCTTTATCTTTGAGATTATTTACATCAGTAATCAATTCAACCGAAACTCCATATTTCCGGGCGATGTTCCAGAGACTGTCACCCGCTTTAACTTCATAAACAATCGATTCTGAATTTTCGGGTTGACTGATATTATTATTTGGGATAGTATTCTTTTCATCAATAACTTTATGTTCAACTATATCTGTTTCAGTAACAGCATCTTCATGAGAAGGTATTTTAATTATCTCTCCTATAGAAATAAATTCTGAATTGGCCAGATTATTGGTAGCAAGGATTGAATCCACCGAAAGTTTATATTTTCGGGCGATTGACCATAAATTATCTCCTTTTTTTGCGATATATGTAGTATAATCATCGACCGGGAGATTGTTTCGAGGAATCTTAATGATTTGACCGATGGATAAACTATCTTTATCCTCAATATTATTAATAGATAAGATCGGTTCCAAGGATGTTTTGTATTGTTGGGTAATGCTCCATAGAGTATCACCCTTAGTAATTTTATAGGCAATAAATTCATCATTATTATCAGCAAAAGAGTAAAAAGAAATAGAGAAGATAAAAAATAAAAGCAGAATGAAAAAAATAACGGAATTTTTCTGGTTAGAATTATGTTTTTGAGCTACATACATCCTCTGCCCTCCTGTGTTCAAGAAATTAATAAATAGAATGAAGAAAAAAATAAACCATTTCGCAAAACACCAGATTCTTCCAATTTCAAAATTTGGAATTTTATGGTTTCTTGCTCGTTTATACTTGAATAAGAGCATTTGTTTGCAGATATTTCGCTACTTATTTTGCAGCACAATACTCTTCCACTTGGTAAAACCGCCTTAATTTGTGCAATTTCTTACTATAATATTATTGTTTTTTGTTAAATTTGTCAATTTTTTCTCTATTTTGTTTTCTGTTATCAGTATAGTACACTGTATTACTCTATGTTTATATCAATTTCTGATTTTCTTCGGGCAAAATAAATATTACTATCAACTAAAATAATTGATAGATTGGCAAATTGACCAATTAATTTTTTCACCTTCCATTTTTCCCCTTTTCTTTATGCAATATATCTCCTATCTCCCGGGCAACGCGATAAGGTTTAGTTAAAATTCTGATGGGTATAGACTTTAGAAAATGAGATAGATCTTTTTTTACCTCTTCAGTTATTCGTTGAGGTTTAGTTAGCACCCTTTCTATAAAATCAGTAGTGTAAGTTTCTAATAATTTTTCTCGGTTAATTCTGATTTCATTTCCGCAAATAATACACTTAATATCTTCTAAATATTCACCTTTATAAGTAATGGTATGATTGGTTTCCTTGTTGCAGTGAAGGCAAAAGAGTTGAGCTTTTACTTGACGTGTCATTTTTTCTTAAGTTCGTTATATCGAACTTCTACCTCCTTTTTTGATTGAGTTAGAAACATTCCATTTACTTTCCATTGGAAATCTGCTCCAGTCTCCGGTATATCTGGTAAGATTTCATTACTTTTTTTATATGTTCTCTGGTCTCAGAGTAAGGAATATTTTCTACAAAACTATCCAGGTCAGACCTGTCATATTGCTCTAACCATTTACTGGTTGTACCCGGGCCAGCATTATATCCCGAAATAATCAAAATAGGATCATTTAAAAATCTTTCTTTTAAATAACCGATATACCAACAACCCAAATTTATATTCACTTCAGAAGAAAAGAGCATTTCGTCATTAAAATCTTTAAAATTTAACTTTTGAGCGATCCATTCTCCGGTAGAAAAGATTATCTGCATCAAACCTCGAGCTCCCGCTACAGATTCATTCCAAGTATTAAAACGACTTTCCTCTCTTATCATAGCTAAGGCGAGTAAGGGATCTATTTTATATTTTAAAGCATTTTCTCTAACCACATCTTCAAAATATGCCGGGTAAAGGTGTTCCCATAATTCAAGAGGTAATTCTTCTAAAGGGTAATTATCCTTAAGATAATTAAAGATTATCTCCGAATAACTTAAAGAATCATAATAATCCGTATTCTTCTGATAAAAATCACTTAATCTGAATAATAAAAAGATATTTCCAGGATTAAGATTTAATGCTCCGTTTAATTCAATTAATGCTTCTTGATAAAAACCAATATCCCCCAATAATTCTGCTTTAAGATAAAATAGCTGTCCTTTTTCATTTATTTTATCATACTTGCTTAAAAAATCTTCTAAACTGGTAAATCCCTTTTCTTGAGAATTAGAAACAAGGGGTAAAAGTAAAGGAGTGTTAGCTTCTTCTCTCTGTTCGAAAATCCTCTCTGCATAATAACTTAAGGGGTAATCATGAAGAAGTTTCTCATAAATAGAGTTTACCTCATCTTTTAATCCCATTTTTTGTAAGGTTTTTCCTCTCCAGTAAAGAGCATCATCTCCCAATCTACTCTTGGAAAATTTCTCCGACAATGCCCGATACGCTTCTAATGCTTCTGGTTCTTTATTGTTCTTGGTATAATACCGTCCTAAATCCCACCATGTAGTCATTGCCTGGTCACTACTAGGATAGTGTTCTATTAATTTTCTGCGTAAAGAAATTTCTTTCTCTGATTCTCCTAATTGGGAATAAGATTCTGCCATACGGAGATAAGATTCCCGGGCATAATAGGTTTCGGGATATTGTTCTATAATTTTTTCATATT encodes:
- a CDS encoding ABC transporter substrate-binding protein, whose protein sequence is MKIKLFMVLLLAIGLVVCVVGTTSASGTLVFGSSGDASRLDPGDVTDGESIQRMDNIFEGLVEYEAGSVLIKPCLATSWEASEDGTEIVFHLREGVKFHDGTDFNADAVVFSFARQYDTTHPYNQYGEWAYWGYMFGDVDRMEKIDDYTVKLILKRPNASIMTSLAMFTVNIVSPTNAEKYKEDAFKNPCGTGPFKFVEWVKDDHITLEANENYWRERAKLDKLIFKVIPDPSARLMALEVGEVQGIEYPNPADFERIKTNKDLVLMSAPGMNIGYMAMNTGYGYIDENKNGVRDLDSEPLVKTPGYFEPLTNKKVRQAINMAIDKQSIVDNIYMGTAIKATNGMPPFMLGYNDAIEDYPYDPARAKQLLAEAGYPDGFEVTLYVMPVSRPYMFDPPKIGEAIQSYLAAVGITVKFYQVDWGTYLQETEAGNHQMCLLGWTGDNGDPDNFMNVLYGANTCSIGAAGNYAFYTNNTNQELLSAALATYDAEKRAAYYKKAQEMIHEDAGWVYLAHSTQNVVFRTNIKGYVLNPTSRKFFYPVWIE
- a CDS encoding LysM peptidoglycan-binding domain-containing protein, which codes for MLLFKYKRARNHKIPNFEIGRIWCFAKWFIFFFILFINFLNTGGQRMYVAQKHNSNQKNSVIFFILLLFFIFSISFYSFADNNDEFIAYKITKGDTLWSITQQYKTSLEPILSINNIEDKDSLSIGQIIKIPRNNLPVDDYTTYIAKKGDNLWSIARKYKLSVDSILATNNLANSEFISIGEIIKIPSHEDAVTETDIVEHKVIDEKNTIPNNNISQPENSESIVYEVKAGDSLWNIARKYGVSVELITDVNNLKDKDLLSLGQKLEIPGVGGGISDFDQKQEPTVITYTIAKGDTLWSISQRYDVNMNTIISTNNLKEISQLSIGQKLKLPITNMNIARLEEHTQDTEAEEIIYYVKKGESLWSISHEYNVKLEAIISANSINDASKISVGQQLRIPNIPGVKLSTRNFIWPVRGRITSPYGMRVLKGRKDFHAGIDISGPTGNNIVAAENGRVSYAGYMRGYGNVIILSHDGGYSTVYGHNSINFVKTGQSIKKGVVIAKVGSTGNATGSHLHFEVRLNGKPINPLSYLN
- a CDS encoding bh protein; the protein is MTRQVKAQLFCLHCNKETNHTITYKGEYLEDIKCIICGNEIRINREKLLETYTTDFIERVLTKPQRITEEVKKDLSHFLKSIPIRILTKPYRVAREIGDILHKEKGKNGR
- a CDS encoding tetratricopeptide repeat protein; the protein is MKTAIIFFLIIISTISLLGAEIALATNNELTEFEIQQLKILKLSKVVEGQTSNIQLKEDMENFKIGWELYQQNDYQRAISELLKITYSTLNLPLYIKSQFILGNCYRKIQDWDSGIEVFKNLARDDPILTDYSLFFLAETHSLKGENRESIAIYKEIIEKFPHSLNISEVNYQIAQNFHELKDVTSAVIYYKNILKDSPDKELKAIVLLELSEIYWQEKKYIDSLNCLYEILDEGYRLKRNSEPEELLIRYFNIIKEDLKDIQVPYHIMVKCADILFKYRRYSLAGDLYSEIIETFPQASDIVEVYYNRARSLYYKKEYKEAFNQCEEIIAKFPPSEIIIKANYLGGNSLRALGEFYLAMNKYEKIIEQYPETYYARESYLRMAESYSQLGESEKEISLRRKLIEHYPSSDQAMTTWWDLGRYYTKNNKEPEALEAYRALSEKFSKSRLGDDALYWRGKTLQKMGLKDEVNSIYEKLLHDYPLSYYAERIFEQREEANTPLLLPLVSNSQEKGFTSLEDFLSKYDKINEKGQLFYLKAELLGDIGFYQEALIELNGALNLNPGNIFLLFRLSDFYQKNTDYYDSLSYSEIIFNYLKDNYPLEELPLELWEHLYPAYFEDVVRENALKYKIDPLLALAMIREESRFNTWNESVAGARGLMQIIFSTGEWIAQKLNFKDFNDEMLFSSEVNINLGCWYIGYLKERFLNDPILIISGYNAGPGTTSKWLEQYDRSDLDSFVENIPYSETREHIKKVMKSYQIYRRLEQISNGK